The genomic window aaagggccggacctgatctgggccgtgatttggcccagaaagtgggaggcttttaacgggccggatcttatatgggccattactaggcccggaacgtggcaggccattaatggatcgGGTCAATTATGGgctgacatttggcccaaaacatggcacccagttaatgggccgacctactagggtcctcaaaatcttgtgggcctatagctgggtcggcccattaatgtcggcgaaatctcgtgggcctttagctgggccggcccattatgatccgcaagaattttgtgggcctttacctgggccggcccattatggcacacaaaaatcttgtgggcctttacctgggccggcctattatggcccgcgaaatcttgtgggcctttagctgggccagtccatcatagtccgcaaaatctcgtgggcctttaactgggccggcccattatgggccgccaaatcttgtgggcctttagttgggccggcccatttaaacttgattggccgtgccacgtgtcgacgtatcataggcgccttctgtccaatgagtggatgacatatgtcccaacgatgagccgacacgtgtttcctccaaccaatgatgattttacacgtggaaaatccccattggtcggggctattaacgggttatcggatccaaaacctgacctgatagctaacgcgttccattacggtggatgccatgtgtcggtcacccttgacgaaagcacttctgtgacgcgtgatttatcgtcatggaagtggacacttccatgatgataattttggtaatgtcatggaacacttctacaacagcacaggtatgactatcttgattctgtcataaatttgtcatggatgtacatgcatgacaaaaaacgcgacctactgtgacaaacatgtatcatcacggaagtgtatttttttgtagtgcaagccctgtgtcgttatcatagccgcagggttcattcccggtgttttgaggaaggcgaccttgtccttaggcgtgttcagtcagacaagggtacaaacaagttgacgccaaagtgggcaggcccttaccgggtagtacgagtcaccagacctagcATAGTCCGTCTGGAGATCATAGATGGCATTCAATTGTAAAACtaatggaatattgagcatctccgcaagttctacccgtaaggcgcggctgtcgggcactgcccggcagccacccatttgtacaagccttgcctcagctgcatgtaaccccttgtacaaagccatgGCGATGACCTTGTGCGCCAGAGAAATAAACGAAGTGTTAGGGGGgcgaccaagttgcatgcatgcatgagcattccaagagcatTTGCATAAGAatttcatgagcatctgcatatgcatatagataggatcgcatcctgcatcaTTCTCACCGGCATAAAGTTGAAGGTTCCTACCGTGAACTTGGCTTCTACAAGGAGATGAGAAGATGAACCAGCactgcgatccccggcaagccaaacagataagttctacctcttttCCATAAGTGTTCTGTAAGCTAAAACTTGTGCATGAGAAAGCTTCGCCACTCTTCAAAGCTTAGGTGCTCCCACTTTTGGCTAGAACATTGCTTCAGCCTAGGTGGTCGCAGTGGCCTTCACTGAGAaagagttggcggggggctggtcccatTATTTTTTGCCCAGTAGACTCCGGTCCCCGGCAACAAAATAGAAAAAGGGTACCGGCATGATAGCCTGCCGGGGAAGACTCGTTTATTTAACTAAAGAGGCATCCCAcatctgcatggacatacacatgcacgagcAGGGGCGAAGCCAGGATTTGGACATAGGGGGGTGAAGGAGACATGATATATAGATTATTTTTAAAATAGCATGCACAGTGTGTCGAGTACGACGTCTTTTAAAGAAGTAGAATAAAAACGAAGATAACATGAAGAGCGTCAAAGGCTCACGATCTCTTTGTCATTGCAACTAAAATCAACGATAAAAAGGGATAATTAGTTAATAATCTTACGCCATTTGATAAACATATGGTTTTTGTCTTCTACGAAGCAATTTGTATAGCTTGTCAGTAAAAATGTAAATAAGTAATGAATCTTAATTCTTAAGAGCTTGTATATAGTTGTACCTTGATTAGGTCAATATGAGTAGACAAAATTAACGAACAACAATCGGATGCGCAGATGCAGTGGCGGGGCAGCAGTGCGTTGCTTCAAGAGCGCCAACAATCCAGTCAGTAGATAAGAAATCCAGCACGGCAGCCATCATCCTTGAAGGGCAACTGAGATTGATGCATTAGATTAGACTACCTTTTAGGCTGCAGATCGTGTATATGTCGTACCTTCAGGTTTCAGACTGCAAAGAACTCGATCAATTCAGGCGGTAGTTTCCCTCCCCGGCGAGTGGCGGCAGGCGAGATGGCGGTGGCCCTGGCGAACTAATAGAAGATAGGAATCATCTATGTTCTGTACCCTCGTCCAATGCATATGACCTAGGGCCTCGAAGGTAAAATACATACATGGCCACATGCCCAAATTGGTCTTTCGTTTTTACTGGGCCATGTAAATCTGTTAGGCTTAATTCTTAATTAGCGCTGGTTATATATGCATGCTGCCGATTTCTACGCATAGTATTAGTAATCCATAGGGGGGGGGCAAGCGATGGGGGGTGTCTGACCCCTGCTCGCACCCCTTGTCTCCTCCCCTGTGCACGAGTTCCCTGcaaggctcatctttttcattaatatgctgattatACAAGTACAAAGCCTTACAGAACACATAcatgggctcgagagattacattattcgaattaaaatttggcaagtgcctacaagtttaagattgaaaaaagataagtgccccatcaTGCCTTTGCCCATGTCCATCTCCTTCAGGAAAAGGTCGAGGAAGCCGATGGCGGACCCAActgggattcggcgcctccccaAGATCAGGATGGCGCCGCTTCTCAGCAAGAAGGAAGAAACTGGAGGGAAAGCGCGGGTGGTGGCACTGCCGGAGGACCAGATGAAGGACacggagtcaccggcaaacacAACTCGTCGGAACGGTCACCCCGTTCTTGGTGCATCATGAGCTGTCGCCACCGTCCGCATCACTACCACCCAAAGACCTCAGATCGGCAGCCACACTGAACACCATGCTCTCTTGATTACCacacagagagcatggtcgtccccaaCGGTCCTGACGTCATAAATCACTGCACGTTCCAAAGACGTGTATGGGAACAAGTAGCCCTCCTACGTGACCAGAGGATGACGTCCGGGAGGAGTCAGATCCGCCTTCGTCAACGGCGGACCTCCCCCCAGGGCTCTCCCTCAGCATTGCATCGGAACGAAGAATTAGGAGCAACCGACTACCACACCCCGCGCCTGTTGCAGGTCTCGACATGGTGTCATTCACGTCCCCTCCCACCAGAATCAAGGCTACGGGTGACCCAGCGACGAGCACACCGGAGTCGCCACCTCTGGTGCTATCACCGCGCCACCCGAATATCCTCCTCACACTTAAGGGAGAATCTGAGCTAAAACCCGAGGGCCAGCCCCGGGCTCTTCCTTCCAGCATACTCAAGACAAAGCAAGGTGGAGGAGGAGAAAGATGTGGATGAATGCCTCCACTCCTCCCTCGCTCCACTTTTTATAGGCGAGCGGGGGACTGGGGGCTGATTCCGTGATGggtaaccaccgccctcctccaccaattcgAGAAGACCGGGCCCTCGCTATAATGCTCTCCCGCACCACGCGGCTCCGTTACCTACCCTGCGCGATGCATgaagcatacgtggctaaggataagggcgtggtgggaagagttaattggcggtttctaccccgtgcgttaaagtcattcacgggccattacaagaaCGACCCGGCAACTATTGGCTTTACTTGATGCGCGGGAAAACCGGAAACTCGCCCGAACCCAAGACTAatgaagaaacaaaaaagacacCAAGGGGCCAATCTCTTTAGCGCCCGTGCCTatgcacttattagggcctaccccgacgatgctcgACAGCGCAATCAGGGCacgcccgggggcttctgtcggtgcaaaagaccctgggtatgttgccctgactgtgcacaggcacgggaacgaGATTGTGGCATCAAGCCATGCCAAAGTACAAGAGACCAAgatcttcgaaggaccaacatgcagaacGAGAGGACCAAGATCAAGACAAAGAAGAAAAGTACCactaggagaaaagcctcccttgccgggcaaacAGGCTTGGCGAGGGCCGAACCACCCTCGGAAGGAAGCAAccaagacgtcccggcagggcctgccgggactcatgGAGGCAAGAAACACCTCATCACCCACTCCCCCATGACCCATGTCAtggatcaatgcggtgtcaagccgcaaagtgatcaAGTGacaaccattcgccacatggcagcctctttctacaggaaaaCCAACAGATGACACCCGTCACGTGATGTGTCGaacaagcaggcgtggagctggcagaaTAAGCcaggcaaggcttgtcgggcgagCAATGATGTGATGTTGAGCAGCACATTTAATGCGCcctatcagcctgcagagttaggtatgataacactatttgctatcttatcagcgcataatgactgatttgccattgtggtgaccccttaacctataaaaggaggcccatggcaaccgtagaaagggttcgcGAGGCTGGAAAGTTAGACACCCATACGCATGTAGCCACTGCCGCCCCTGTCGGGAAGTGTACTACGTTTCTTCCACCataaatccaccaaagcaggagtagggttttacgcctcgcggcggcctgaacctgggtaaaattttcTGTGTGATAcctgtcgtgctgccccacgctcctctgctctttgtgcaacgcgacatcccccctgccgaaccagcaaggggcccctgggtcccataggtggttgtggtttcccgcaacaacctacaactagcaacgccataagaggggctgagcaaagcggtgacattgccaaacaacggtttgctcggatggtgaaaaaggttagatGCTGGTTCATGGCATATTGggtggcttgataaacaagtggtaggaagcgcgacatagcgatagcatcgagacaactagcatatcaaagatagtagtgagatccaaggtgacagtcattttgcttgaaatcccgctagaaagaagaccgagtccatgaagaagatgaacggacgacgatgaaccaagcgtagtcgaacgaatcctcatgattgcgacgaaacatgaactatctagaagaagcacaaccgaaaagaagcaaacaacacagtaaacagacatcacataaacatggcatgatgcacattcgagtatgatgcatgtccattttaatgaggcatggcatggcaagattCAACAAACAATaccacaaattaagtggagctcagttGCATATTGAAggaacaccacatttaattattcaGTTCGCTCTCGTTAAAGCTACTCAACAATGTTAAatattggttaacatggcaagagatgaagcataattcaattacctatctaggcaagtttacgtgaggccgaaaataacaaacaacaattctgggaaaTCCctcacatgtcatttagcaatttaatgaaaacaacaattttaaacattttaaatattgTTATCGTGATGTGGAATACAtaaacaagttttatgcaattttaagaaaaatGTTGACAtcagcatgttatgaagcatttgtcaccgtggcagaaagaaaggggtgccacggcaacgacaacggaaatggtacCACGACAACATTTCAATGATCCAACAACTCGTCGAGATATTAGTGAGATGTAcgaaacatgcaaaagatggtggggtggtcccggttaccgggttcccacgggtcgacgccatggcaaacaaggaggaacaTGCAATGACAACTCAGACACGGTGCAAatacgagcatctcatacaacaaacaTGCGTTCGTCCATGGGCGTCATCTCGATGGTTATACCTTTGACGCGTGCGTTTCGAAGCGGATCGAGttagtagtggaagtagttgttctcgcgatGGTAGTTGTTCACAGGTCTTGGCGGgtcgtcgtgtagccgtacatgttcgtcgtggAAGTCGTGGTGCACGGGGTCTTTGGCGGTCGACGATAGTGGTACATGGTTCGAAGTCTTACATATCCCATAGATGTTTAGGGTCCCCGCGAGGAACTTGTCGAATCCAGGGTTTCGGTCGTCGGTAGTGGTACACGCGGTCTTTACTTGGCGCCATCACCGTGTAGTCGTACTCGGGGTCCTAAAGACATCGGTCACTGTGGTAATTGCCGGTCCACGGTATCAGATGTGTGCGTGACTGGGTGGTTTGGTCAACCCGCAGGGGCAGCGTGTGTTCGTTATCTGCCTGAACGAGGATGACACGGAGGCAGGAGGGCAACGGCGGCGCCGCGAACTCCGGTGATGCAGAACGACGGGGAGGCACAGGGACGGCTAGGGCTGGACGGATCGTCCTTGGGGCGCCGGATCCTGGCTAGTGGCGAAGCTCCATGGCGGCAGACGAACTCCTCTgtaggcaaatagagagggagggagtcgggtgagagagagaggaagtagAGGGGCAGAAGGAGGGGGCAGGGCACGGCGACCTGCTGAGCTCCGGTAGCTCGTCTGGTCACCGATAGGCGGCCGGTCGTGGGGGAGACCCCAGTTAGGGGAGGCCGGGTACGGTGGGCAGGGCCCGGAGATGAGGCGGTAGAGCTGATGCTCGTCGCTGGTGAGGTAGCAGAGGAGGGTGGCGAGGCGATGCCATGGTCGctggaggaagaagggcacgggaTGCTTGCGTGGGGATCGAGACCAGGGCGCGGAGTTGTCCTCTCTCTGTGGCGTCGTCACGAGgaaggaggggatcgaggggagtGGTTGCGGGAGCGAGGGGATCGAGCGCTGGCGGCGTTGGAGGGAGGACGAGGGGGAGAGAGTTCGATCTGTAGAGGGTTAGGATTAAGAGGAGGTTGGATGGGCCTAGGTGAACAGCTGGGCCTCAGCACAAAAGGTCAAGTTAACTCTCTCTCTCTTATCtctatttcaaagaaacagaaacTTAGAAGAAATGCCGAGAGAGACTGGAGTGGAATTTGGGCATGAAGTTAATTTTCaaaaaaatgagcttgatcccagAAAATATAAATGGACATGATTGAAAGAATtaagttcaaactcatttgaatttaattcaaattggTTTGAACAGGAAGTGGGGGTTTGGAAGGtccaaaatgttgagaattttggaagagcctcgataaatTGGAGAAGAATTGTAGGCCAGGTTAGAGTGTCAAAACTTGAAGAAGGAAAGGCCAAGGGAATTAACATCCACGTGTGTTGTGgtaaattccaaattaatggaacattttattatagctccctattACTATTAGGAGACTTTGTacatgttataaagagaaatcaccattgtaaatatccctcgatttaaatggatcgaagatccatatgatttatttcttcgggttgcaaaaataataaagatacgatggcatgatgacatgatgcaatgcaaatgatgctacgatgaaatgcaacaaacaaataaaacacatggcGACAACAAAAATAACTGgcaggcatctggagcgtcggtctcgggtcgttacaGTTATtgtgttggattatatccaaacgtctaaaaatcttgcagatccttttactaagggtctatcacgtaatgtgatagataatgcatcgaatgatatgggtatgagacccacaatgtGAGTTGTTTCACAATGGTGACctagtctatgtgatcggagatcccgtgaattagttgtggaagacaagttgttggtcaactgagaggagagtatccttaccaTTAAAATTACCACTCCacgaagatgcaatactctcctaatctgcatggcaggttgatgtatatcttaatgtgttctaagtggctcactgaagcagagatgttgtcctacaGAAGATCTTTTGAAgtacacacctatatgagtctgattgttaaatatcacaatctatgagagtagggtgctCTCTAGTAAGCTCCACCCACGGGGAACACCAAAGGTAGCCTAGTATCGGCCAAGGCTTTGTGAGAAGCTAGATTCGcggaaaacttgcagttcaaggccagTCCACTATTCAAGCTGCTTattagtgtagcatagagttctaggtggaagttcaacttaacagtctccactgcagcaccggtatataaaatagtgttttgtaaccaaaggcaaattttgtgtgcctttaggatctggtgggggattgctggaattctgtctattttgggccagcccaatagtagtttcagaaattcctaataaaccctagaggcccatgcagcccattcgtgcaaggcaagaggtggaactaaagtttagtcccacattgctagtttggtgggagttggacctccatATAACGGAGGatgtttccccacatgtatgagcatgagaaaaagagggacattcacgcgcaccctgatacatctccaacgtatctctattttttgattgttcatgttgttatattaccattcttgaatgttttacaatcattttatagcaactttatatcattttttgggactaacctattgatacagtgcccaatgccagttgttgttttctgcttgttttttacatcgtaggaaatcaatatcaaacggagtccaaacgcagagaaactttttgtggatttttttggaccagaagacatctagtgggacAAAGAAGTACCGAAGAAGGGGtctgaggtgagcacaagacaccagggcgcgcttggaggcccaggcgcgccctgatgggacAAAGAAGTACCGAAGAAGGGGTCTCAGGCTGCAAGTGGGATGAGACGCGGGAGTCCCACATAATGTCGCATCAACCCACATAATTATGTGGGATTAAGTGGGATGTCCACATAAAAATAAATGGGACTATGCGGGTTGTCACATACCCACATATTCTGAATGCAAAAATTGAAAATACAAAAAGTACATGTCAGGATACAGCAAGTTCATACTGTTTACTCTCCATGTATTAAGACTACAACCTGTCAGGATACAACAAGTACATAATCTGAATGCAAGATAAATTGCATTAATACAACCTGCCATCCTTTATTTGCAGCAAGACTAAAGACAAAATCAATTGTGATAAGACTAGAGGCTAAAACAAGATGAATTTTTTCAGCTCTTCAAGACCTTCCATCACCATCAACCTGCCATCCTTTCTTTGTAGCAAGACTAAAGACAAAATCAATTACAATAAGACTAGAGGCTACAGCAAGATGAATTTTTTCAGCTCTTCAAGATCTTCCATCACCATCAACCTGCCATCCTTTCTTCAAGTAGTAAACTAGCAACCCATATTTCCTGTCAAAAAATATGTCCGTCAGTCCATTTGCATCATAAGAATCCATTTTACAGGATAACTTAGGACTTTACAAGAAACATTGGAAGTCAAACAAGTAGCAAAGTAGAAACATTCAAATTTTCTTCAGAACAGAGGGCAGATGAACATTTTGCAGTAATAAGAATGCTGCTTGTTGCATAGTAGCTTAAATGATTCAAGGCAAGCACTACATATACCATGATCTTCTTCATCTGTCTCCAATGATACGCCTTTGTATTTTTCTGGATCTGCAAAACACAAAACACATAAATTATTAGATTAACTATGGTTATCAATTTTTGTGAGCAATAAAAGAAAGCCTTACTAACCATCAGTTCTCAGCCAATCTTGTAGGCAAATCAAAGCTTCGACGGTGGAGCAAGAAAGACTGCTCCTATAGTCGCTGACAATGCGTCCTCCAGAACTAAAAGCAGACTCGGATGGCACTGTGGACACCAAAATAGCCAATATGTCGCGAGCAATCGTAGAGAGTACCGAATACTTGGGAGAGTTGATTTTCCACCATTCTAATATGTCCAACTCTTTCTTCCGTGGATACAACTCCTCTTTCAAATACTGATCCAGCTCATTATTTGCTTGTCCTTTTTTGCAACGGATATAATGATCCCACTCTGCAAGTGGATCAtcgtcttcttcatcctcctcggCACCAGGACTCCCACAATCTTCTTATTGGTGATGAACAAGAATCTCTAGAGAGTACTGATCGAAAAGCTTTTGGATTGCTTTCTTTAATTTAAGCATCCATTTATTGGCTTCAATTTCACTTCCAAAGTCTTTTAACATATATTCAAGTAGATCAAACTTAAACCTTGGATCAAATACAACCGGAACACAAATCGACTTGTAGGACTCCTTCCAATACTTCTCTAACTTTATTTCCATTTGCTGCACCATATGCGCAATGATGGTGTTCTTACTTGATGACTCTCTGTTCAAGATCTTCTTAATCTTACATAGCTGGGGGAAGTAGAGATGACTAGTCGGATACTTAGATCCAGAGAGAAGTTTGGTTGCTGTGTAAAATCCTTTTAGCAATTTGCATGCAGATTCAGCCATTTTCCATTCAATAGGTGTTGGACAAAACTCGTACTCCTTGTCTTGCTGCCCTAAGGCATCAAATGCACTTCTAAATGGTATAGCTGATTCAGGCATCAAATATGTGGAATTCCAACGAGTTTGTACATCTACAGAAGGCTGCCTAACAAAACAGCACCCCACTTGATTGATTATCTCTTGAAATTGTTGGCCTCTTGATTGCAAACTCTTTACGAATTGGATAGATTCTCGAATGTTATTGACCACAGATTTCATTGCGAGAAGAGCATCTTGAACCATCAAGTTGAAGACATGAGGAGCACATCGACAATGAAATAATTTTCCTTTCAAGAGAAGACAACCTTTTTTAACCAAATTCTCTCTTAAGTGGTTTATCATCGCGGTATTCACCGGTGCGTTGTCTAACGTGAAACCAAAGAGCTTATCCTCTAAATTAAACTCTTGAATAGTCTTTAGTATCACACCATACATGTTCATAGCATTGTGAGGTGTCTGCATCATGAAGAATCTTATGACAATTTTTTTAATTTGCCAATCTGAATCAATCAAGTGGCAGGTGATGCAAAGATAACCCAATTTT from Triticum aestivum cultivar Chinese Spring chromosome 3B, IWGSC CS RefSeq v2.1, whole genome shotgun sequence includes these protein-coding regions:
- the LOC123065367 gene encoding zinc finger BED domain-containing protein RICESLEEPER 2, which produces MKIAMNEMIYKLGPPEVVDPNWKFDAKVSQFELVKLIVVNELPFSLAKYKPFRDFAASLNPWFKVPSRTTVKNDCMENFKRNRLKVQQYFEKSTSRVSLTADMWTSNQKLGYLCITCHLIDSDWQIKKIVIRFFMMQTPHNAMNMYGVILKTIQEFNLEDKLFGFTLDNAPVNTAMINHLRENLVKKGCLLLKGKLFHCRCAPHVFNLMVQDALLAMKSVVNNIRESIQFVKSLQSRGQQFQEIINQVGCCFVRQPSVDVQTRWNSTYLMPESAIPFRSAFDALGQQDKEYEFCPTPIEWKMAESACKLLKGFYTATKLLSGSKYPTSHLYFPQLCKIKKILNRESSSKNTIIAHMVQQMEIKLEKYWKESYKSICVPVVFDPRFKFDLLEYMLKDFGSEIEANKWMLKLKKAIQKLFDQYSLEILVHHQ